The Candidatus Hydrogenedentota bacterium genome includes the window CTGGCCAAAATGCTGGCGAGAACGAGAAACCCGATCACCAGAAGAATCAAAGCGGGATCGATCATACGCGGGGCATTTTCCGTTGATTCACCTCTAGCCGCCTGAGCCAGCAGCGCCATTATCTGTCCGCAAGGGCGGATGACAGTTTGTTGAGCATGATAGCAGAGTCACTATGCGTACGCCATGAACGAAGAACACCCCGAATCGCCGAATAAGACGGCGATTGGGGTAACCACGCGGCAGCAAAAGGGCGGCGGCTGCCAACCTGCATTGGCGGCACGGCGCCCCTCGCTCCGGAGCGCCGTTGGCGCTCCGGAACGGGAAATCATTCAGCGAATACGCCGGCCTGCCGATACCCCAGGACGCATTGTGTCTTGTCCGTCCTTTCTGTCCTTGCGGTCCTGCTGTCCCTTGTGTCATTTCTGTCCCTTTTGTCCGGTGGGTTTCCAGGGGCCGCCAATGTCCGAGGTAAGATATTGGCGCGTAAGAGGGCCATGTTTCGGGCCTTCAGCCCTCCCTGTTTGTTTGATGCCGTTTACCTGGCCCTTCAGGCCAGGCTGGTATGTCTCGCGCCTTCGGCGCTGAAGAGGGGGAATCCGTGCATTGGGGGAGGATGTTTCGCGCCGTTGGCGCTGAAGAGGAGGAAGCCGTGGGCCTGCCAGGATGTTTTGTGCCGTTGGCGCTCCGGAGGTCCCATGCCCCCGCCGAAGGCGCTCAAACGCAATACCGGCGCGCCGCTCTTATCTGACCCCATGCGTGTGTCGAAATCCAGCCCAGTGCCGCGAATACGAAAGTGTCTGCGCTGCCTTGCTTCAGATTGCGCGGGATTCTGGGCCGGTCCCGATTGGAAATGCGCCGCTGGAGGCCGCTGCGGTCGGTCGGGGCGGGCTATCTCGCGCGTTCGACGAAGCGTTGGCGGTAGGCGAGCGGGGTCATCATGCGCCGCACGTGGAACACCCGCTCGAAGTGCGAGACGTCCGCAAAGCCCAGCGAGTAGGCTATCTCTGAAATGGATTGGCGCGTATGCAATAGCAGCCAGGAGGCGTGCTGAATGCGCCGGCGCTGGAAATACTGGGACGGGGAGCTTCCCACGGCTTTCCTGAATTCGCGCGAGAAATAGCCCGGCGACAGCCCGCATTGCCCGGCCAATTGCGATACGCGGAGGGGCTCGTTCGAGGCGGCGTGATTTTCGATGATTCTGAGCGCCTGCGTGATTGGGCGGCTCAACCATCGAAACGAGCCGCTCTTTTCATCCTCGGCATAGGACCGTCCCACCGTGAGCATCAGTTTGTCCATGCACCGCCGGAGGTAGAGCAGCGACGGGTCTTCGCGTTCCAACTCGAGCGCCATCGCCCGCATTTCTTCGAAACATACGGCGAACTCCCCTTCACTCAGCCTGTGATGCGTCACCAGGAACACGCTGGCGCACGCCGGGGTGTCCAGCGCCAGAAAAAGCTGCAGCAGGCCCGGCGCTCCCCACAGGTCCTCCGAGCCGTGCATAAACCACTCCGACAAACACACGCACGCGATCCGGTGCATGCCATCGATCCGTTCAAAGGCATGGGGCTGCCCCGGAGCAATGAGAATCATGTCTCCCCGCTCTACAGGCGTCACGTAATGCTGGGTGCGGTGTATGGCTCTTCCGCTGACGATCAGCTGCAGCTCCAGGTGATCGTGTGCGTGTGCCCCTATTTCCGGCGTGTTTTCAAGAGGCGTCTTCTTTGTCCCTGCTTGCCACGCAGGGTCATGGAAGGAAGCGGGAGCCTCGCCGTCCGAGTGCGTGTACGCATTAGCCTGCACCACTATCGGACGTTTCGCCGACAGGTTGTGCCGGATCCGAAGGATAGTCCGTTCCGGAATTATGTTAGAGGGCGGATTAATTATAAAAATCCTTTCAAAGCGTTCAATACTAACTGAGCCCTTACTGCTACTATCGTAGACAGTAGAGGTGCATAGTGCCGATACTTTTGTCCGTATACCTTGGGAGGCAGTATAGACCGCGTGTGGTGCCGAGCGCAAGCCCCCGGGCGGCGGAAAACGGAGAGTTGAACCCCTAACGTTCTGTTCGTATTCGGCTTAGGGACGAGGCCGAATTTCGGGCAGAGCGTTTATTGAGAATAGCGCTTCGGCTTTCCGGGGTA containing:
- a CDS encoding AraC family transcriptional regulator; this translates as MQANAYTHSDGEAPASFHDPAWQAGTKKTPLENTPEIGAHAHDHLELQLIVSGRAIHRTQHYVTPVERGDMILIAPGQPHAFERIDGMHRIACVCLSEWFMHGSEDLWGAPGLLQLFLALDTPACASVFLVTHHRLSEGEFAVCFEEMRAMALELEREDPSLLYLRRCMDKLMLTVGRSYAEDEKSGSFRWLSRPITQALRIIENHAASNEPLRVSQLAGQCGLSPGYFSREFRKAVGSSPSQYFQRRRIQHASWLLLHTRQSISEIAYSLGFADVSHFERVFHVRRMMTPLAYRQRFVERAR